The following proteins are encoded in a genomic region of Synechococcus sp. ROS8604:
- a CDS encoding YcgJ family protein: MLSVVTVAGFAALLVSPLAAQANSDAITFPRKGEVCDQVGQVCYDSYGPSIGITRIYFGQFAADRLSQNLSRSSSRDFRLSSGEACSIAQRTCWNDGWNAQNKDKRLTRQLFGSAPAQPQPHAQKQVARQSGFCSLSKAGRTMFDGPCDLKQVVKGNTSRFRIHLSNDNTYVFSNKGGHSYTINDSFGGSWPVTFVDHGNTGVFRFANYKLVATQNNGNPQPTAGEVAGAAVGAMLENLFR, encoded by the coding sequence ATGCTCTCTGTCGTCACGGTTGCTGGTTTCGCTGCTCTGCTGGTGAGTCCACTGGCGGCCCAGGCCAACAGTGATGCCATCACCTTCCCTCGTAAGGGTGAGGTCTGCGATCAGGTGGGCCAGGTCTGTTACGACAGCTATGGGCCTTCGATCGGCATCACCAGGATCTACTTCGGCCAGTTCGCCGCGGATCGCCTGTCGCAGAACCTCAGCCGCTCCAGCAGCCGCGACTTCCGGCTCAGCTCTGGTGAGGCCTGCAGCATTGCCCAGCGCACCTGTTGGAACGATGGGTGGAATGCGCAGAACAAAGACAAACGGCTCACCAGGCAGTTGTTCGGCTCCGCCCCGGCTCAGCCGCAGCCCCATGCACAAAAGCAGGTGGCCCGACAGTCCGGGTTCTGCAGCCTCAGCAAGGCGGGCCGAACAATGTTTGATGGACCCTGCGATCTCAAGCAGGTGGTGAAGGGCAACACCAGCCGTTTTCGCATTCATCTCAGCAACGACAACACCTACGTCTTTTCCAACAAAGGCGGCCACAGCTACACCATCAACGATTCCTTCGGGGGCAGCTGGCCGGTGACCTTTGTGGATCACGGCAACACAGGCGTGTTCCGCTTTGCCAATTACAAGCTGGTGGCCACGCAGAACAACGGCAACCCGCAACCCACGGCTGGGGAAGTGGCTGGAGCGGCCGTCGGCGCGATGCTTGAGAACCTGTTTCGTTAA
- a CDS encoding AAA family ATPase translates to MTLQRLAVSGYRSLQNVVLPLDRLTLVTGTNGSGKSNLYRALRLIVTAARGQLVGALAREGGLPAVMWAGPERLSRAMRQGQQPVQGGSRQQAVRLRLGFAADPFS, encoded by the coding sequence ATGACGCTGCAGCGCCTCGCCGTGAGTGGTTACCGCTCCCTCCAGAATGTGGTGCTGCCCCTGGATCGTTTGACCTTGGTCACAGGAACCAACGGCAGCGGTAAATCCAACCTCTACCGGGCCCTGCGTTTAATCGTGACCGCGGCCCGAGGCCAGCTCGTGGGTGCCCTGGCCCGTGAAGGCGGGCTGCCGGCGGTGATGTGGGCCGGGCCGGAACGATTGAGCCGGGCGATGCGTCAGGGGCAACAACCGGTGCAGGGAGGCTCGCGTCAGCAGGCCGTGCGCCTGCGGCTGGGGTTTGCGGCCGATCCCTTCTCCTAA
- a CDS encoding anti-sigma factor, translated as MASKSPPNDGFSERDELLAGQVLGNLSADERRALTDNPSWIAEDQGLLDALESASHRMEQQSAPPLCDAVKERLLRSARRPRPSNSQNWLIGGLLLVLAVTGGDLYRSKLKIASLNSQTSFITLQPGDRAVALHATQSGTMQQAHGEVLIRPTQGSNLLTLNQLPQAPEGQLYRLWAVTPQGLKGCVHFLPDQGGDVLMTIPAQPTGSATKLLVSLDPISSRDDANYMSVNPVLTGAI; from the coding sequence ATGGCTTCCAAATCTCCTCCTAACGATGGCTTTAGCGAGCGCGATGAACTTCTTGCTGGTCAGGTGCTCGGCAATCTCAGTGCTGATGAACGCCGTGCACTCACGGACAATCCATCATGGATCGCTGAAGATCAAGGGCTGCTTGATGCTCTCGAATCAGCAAGCCATCGAATGGAGCAGCAATCGGCACCTCCTCTCTGTGATGCAGTAAAGGAACGACTTCTACGGTCAGCCCGTCGACCACGACCTTCGAATTCTCAGAACTGGTTGATTGGCGGCTTGCTGCTGGTTCTGGCAGTAACCGGTGGAGATTTATATCGCTCGAAGTTGAAGATTGCCAGCCTCAATTCTCAAACGTCTTTCATCACCCTTCAGCCCGGTGACCGTGCCGTAGCGCTTCACGCCACCCAGTCGGGCACGATGCAACAAGCGCATGGTGAAGTGCTGATTCGTCCCACGCAGGGAAGCAATCTCCTCACCTTGAATCAGTTACCACAAGCCCCTGAGGGGCAGTTATATCGCCTTTGGGCTGTCACACCTCAGGGCTTAAAAGGTTGCGTCCATTTCCTTCCGGATCAAGGCGGTGATGTTTTGATGACCATCCCGGCACAACCCACGGGATCAGCTACAAAATTACTGGTTAGTCTCGATCCCATCTCGTCTCGCGACGATGCTAATTACATGTCTGTAAACCCAGTTCTTACAGGTGCTATTTGA
- a CDS encoding ABC transporter ATP-binding protein, whose translation MGDIWFDANHLEAWLSGQPVIHDLCLKLKIGESTTILGPNGAGKSTIVNIINRSLYPIVKPDSHFAIFGTSIINIWELRSSIGIVNSDLETRFRPSILARELIQSAFFGSTRLGRDQNPSLDQITKSDILLKQLNLEAFAEKPYGQLSDGQRRRLMIARALVHNPKVLVLDEPCRALDLKACHQLLITMRELCQKGTTLLVITHRIDTILPEMRRILFVKQGRICADGTPKQLLKDHRLSNLFNTPLRVLEHKGFRQVLPG comes from the coding sequence ATGGGCGATATCTGGTTTGACGCCAATCATCTTGAAGCTTGGCTAAGTGGACAGCCCGTAATCCACGACCTTTGCTTAAAATTAAAAATTGGAGAGTCAACAACAATACTGGGGCCAAATGGGGCTGGCAAAAGCACCATCGTTAACATCATTAATCGCAGTCTTTACCCAATCGTTAAGCCGGATTCTCATTTTGCGATTTTTGGAACGAGCATCATCAATATTTGGGAACTGCGCTCCTCTATTGGGATCGTTAATAGCGACTTAGAAACAAGATTTCGTCCATCAATTCTTGCAAGAGAATTGATTCAAAGTGCCTTTTTTGGTTCAACACGGCTAGGTCGTGACCAAAATCCCAGCCTGGATCAAATCACCAAAAGCGACATACTTCTGAAACAACTGAATCTTGAGGCCTTCGCAGAGAAGCCCTATGGACAGCTATCAGACGGCCAGCGTCGCCGGTTGATGATTGCCAGAGCGCTCGTCCACAATCCAAAGGTGCTGGTTCTTGATGAACCATGTAGGGCACTCGATCTCAAGGCATGCCATCAACTCTTGATCACCATGCGAGAGCTGTGCCAAAAAGGCACCACCCTTCTGGTGATTACCCATCGGATTGACACCATTCTCCCGGAAATGCGCAGGATTTTATTCGTAAAGCAGGGAAGAATTTGCGCAGATGGTACTCCAAAACAATTACTAAAAGACCACAGACTAAGCAATCTGTTTAATACTCCATTACGCGTACTCGAGCACAAGGGATTCAGACAGGTCTTACCAGGTTGA
- a CDS encoding metallophosphoesterase, whose protein sequence is MAHAVISCLHANLAAFEAVLDDIDQQGIKTITCLGDLVGYGPQPNEVVELVRERAIPTCQGCWDEDIIDGLNACECSYPSQLAERRGHQAHHWTANCLTDDNKAFLAQLPTTLRRDKLLFVHGSPNSQHEYLLPDMNAFAALERVETAGAETLFCGHTHQPYVRELSGGSIRVSVQQSGSEPAREQEMTLPMCRIVNAGSVGEPRHGSTKATYVVHDDVSGEVSIREVNYDVAKTCQAIVEAGLPEVFAWRLSHGFEYAERAEDASHVCER, encoded by the coding sequence ATGGCCCACGCCGTGATCTCCTGCCTACATGCCAACCTCGCGGCTTTTGAAGCCGTGCTGGACGACATCGACCAACAAGGCATCAAAACCATCACCTGCTTGGGCGACCTGGTTGGTTATGGCCCTCAGCCCAATGAAGTGGTGGAACTCGTGCGCGAGCGCGCCATTCCCACCTGCCAAGGCTGCTGGGATGAAGACATCATCGATGGCCTCAACGCCTGTGAATGCAGCTATCCCTCCCAGTTGGCCGAGCGGCGGGGCCATCAAGCCCATCACTGGACAGCCAATTGTTTAACGGACGACAACAAAGCATTCCTCGCCCAATTGCCGACCACCCTGCGACGGGACAAGTTGCTGTTCGTTCACGGAAGTCCCAACAGCCAGCACGAGTATCTACTGCCAGACATGAATGCTTTTGCCGCATTGGAGCGAGTGGAAACAGCAGGAGCTGAAACGTTGTTCTGTGGTCATACCCATCAGCCCTATGTGCGCGAACTGAGCGGTGGTTCAATCCGCGTCAGCGTGCAGCAAAGCGGCAGTGAGCCAGCCCGTGAACAGGAGATGACCCTGCCGATGTGTCGCATCGTGAATGCTGGCTCCGTTGGAGAACCCAGGCACGGCAGCACCAAAGCCACCTACGTCGTCCATGACGATGTAAGTGGCGAAGTCAGCATCCGAGAGGTGAATTACGACGTGGCCAAAACCTGCCAGGCGATTGTTGAGGCGGGCTTGCCCGAAGTGTTTGCCTGGCGACTGAGCCATGGCTTCGAATATGCCGAGCGTGCTGAAGATGCCAGCCATGTGTGCGAGCGATGA
- a CDS encoding molybdopterin-dependent oxidoreductase — translation MDIDPSQLPLDGIKRGGGWSVITGWGRALLSRRGKRLWRTLNHKSACLSCAWGTGGQNGGFRDELGEPLQRCIKSVEAIQSELQPAVPRHVFDRLSLGELQNFDSASCDRLGRLDRPLIHRAGQDFYEPIQWDEVYKRLADAFLASPPERVASYSSGRSSNEAAYLLQLLMRARGSNNLADCSDLCHAPSSVGLTRVFGSGTSNVSLESLRQADGVVLVGSNAPANHPRLMNELIRLRDRGGTVVVINPVVEGGLLKFGSPAFPIRSLLLGSEIASLFLQPIPGSDTAVFLGFQKAWLESGAIAWEFVKSHSDGWEALQEQLMSTSWESITQCCGLSREELEHTAARLASCRAVVFAWAMGITHHSNGTTNVQAIANSAVLSGNVGRPGTGTMPIRGHSNVQGFGSMGVSIRLREPMRLALEALLKRPLSRTPGYHARDLIEAADQGQVDALLCLGGNLYGANPDSNQARRALGQIDTVAYLARQRDRISAGNSGRETCSLDATDRGQPGFPDG, via the coding sequence ATGGATATCGACCCCAGCCAGTTGCCACTGGACGGTATCAAGCGTGGTGGCGGATGGTCCGTGATCACAGGATGGGGACGGGCTTTATTGAGCAGAAGGGGCAAAAGGCTCTGGCGAACGTTGAATCACAAAAGTGCTTGTTTGTCTTGTGCTTGGGGGACTGGAGGTCAGAACGGTGGCTTTCGCGATGAGCTAGGGGAGCCGCTCCAGCGTTGTATCAAAAGTGTTGAGGCGATCCAGTCCGAACTGCAGCCAGCTGTTCCTCGCCATGTTTTTGATCGCCTCAGCCTGGGTGAACTGCAGAACTTTGACTCAGCGTCCTGTGACCGACTTGGGCGCCTGGATCGCCCCTTGATTCATCGGGCGGGTCAGGATTTTTATGAACCGATTCAGTGGGACGAGGTTTACAAACGTCTGGCCGATGCTTTCCTGGCCTCCCCTCCCGAGCGAGTTGCCTCTTACAGCTCTGGACGATCCTCCAATGAAGCGGCTTATTTGCTCCAGTTGTTGATGCGGGCGCGAGGGTCGAATAACCTCGCGGACTGTTCCGATCTCTGCCATGCACCATCGAGTGTGGGACTCACTCGCGTTTTCGGCAGCGGCACCTCCAATGTGAGCTTGGAGAGTTTGCGTCAAGCCGATGGCGTCGTTTTGGTCGGCTCTAACGCCCCGGCGAATCACCCTCGCTTGATGAATGAGTTGATTCGCCTCCGCGATCGAGGGGGCACGGTGGTGGTGATCAATCCTGTGGTTGAAGGGGGTCTTCTCAAATTTGGCTCCCCTGCCTTCCCGATCCGTTCCCTATTGCTCGGGAGTGAGATCGCTTCTCTCTTCTTGCAACCGATTCCAGGATCGGATACGGCCGTTTTTCTTGGTTTTCAAAAGGCCTGGTTGGAAAGTGGCGCTATCGCATGGGAGTTTGTGAAGTCGCATAGCGACGGTTGGGAGGCCTTGCAAGAACAACTGATGTCAACCAGCTGGGAGTCGATCACCCAGTGCTGTGGCCTCAGTCGAGAAGAGTTGGAACACACCGCTGCCCGTTTGGCGAGTTGTCGTGCTGTGGTGTTCGCCTGGGCCATGGGGATCACGCATCACTCCAATGGAACGACCAATGTGCAGGCCATTGCTAACTCGGCTGTTTTAAGCGGAAATGTGGGCCGTCCTGGCACGGGAACAATGCCGATCCGTGGTCATTCCAACGTGCAGGGGTTTGGCTCGATGGGGGTGTCCATTCGCTTGCGCGAACCGATGCGACTGGCCCTCGAAGCATTACTGAAACGCCCCTTGAGCCGCACTCCCGGCTATCACGCCCGTGATCTGATCGAGGCTGCCGATCAGGGGCAGGTGGATGCATTGCTCTGTCTTGGCGGCAATCTGTATGGCGCCAATCCTGATAGCAATCAGGCTCGTCGCGCCCTTGGTCAGATTGACACGGTTGCCTATCTCGCTCGGCAAAGAGATCGGATTTCTGCAGGGAACTCTGGACGAGAAACTTGCTCCTTGGATGCAACCGATCGTGGACAACCTGGATTTCCTGACGGGTGA
- a CDS encoding Coq4 family protein: protein MTQQSLRNKSPIRGKKSFGVPATLIAELHSLMVTEQKNYVRSSFSEGVTKLGISILQTAKQPERIFQHGRYLGIPGSTKLQKDCIERNLATPKVQELLANRPSARWPDLEQMAAMPKGSLGWCVHRRLEKLEISILVDQSQIPESQTDEEFATTRAFRLHEIHHTILGLPITVPGEAAATAFYASTGSVPTDIGTLSSWMLRGAYEPSGAG from the coding sequence GTGACTCAGCAAAGTCTCAGAAACAAATCACCCATTCGGGGGAAGAAATCTTTTGGGGTTCCAGCGACATTGATTGCAGAGCTTCATTCACTGATGGTTACAGAACAAAAGAACTACGTACGCTCATCATTTTCAGAGGGTGTCACAAAGCTAGGGATTTCGATTCTGCAGACAGCAAAGCAGCCTGAAAGGATCTTTCAACACGGCCGATATTTAGGAATTCCAGGTAGTACCAAGCTGCAGAAAGACTGTATAGAAAGGAACCTAGCCACCCCAAAAGTTCAGGAGCTACTGGCCAACCGGCCTTCAGCACGATGGCCAGATCTTGAGCAAATGGCTGCTATGCCAAAAGGGAGCCTTGGTTGGTGCGTGCATCGCCGTCTGGAGAAGCTTGAGATTTCTATTTTAGTTGATCAATCGCAGATACCAGAATCTCAAACCGATGAAGAATTCGCGACAACCAGAGCTTTCAGGTTGCATGAGATTCACCACACGATTCTTGGTCTACCGATCACAGTGCCTGGCGAAGCTGCTGCGACGGCGTTTTATGCAAGCACTGGATCAGTCCCCACTGATATAGGAACTCTTTCATCGTGGATGCTGCGTGGTGCTTACGAACCAAGTGGCGCAGGCTGA
- a CDS encoding alpha-keto acid decarboxylase family protein, producing MAPSVVTYTLDRLADLGIGHVFGVPGDYAFPINDAVEVHPRLTWVPSANELNAAYAADGYARRRGAGIVCTTYGVGELSALNGLMGAMAERLPVFHLVGTPSLRIVRQGLICHHTLGDRNYERFEAISASASCVSARLTPENAVIELERVIDKALEESRPAYLTFPMDLALMPITGTPIQGSPLGVIDQHDSVAGELEAVLDLLMARIAAASRPMVLPTVTLKRFGLVSAFEAFLKASGLSYATTPMDKALLSEEHPAFLGMYNGGRSTPAALRNVVEDADLLIDLGGLVLEDLNTGLWSGSLDPKRIIALHADWVQAGDRVFTSVSISDVLAGLTQRFQHSPKRLSSWGEQRPVQPAPFLPLSGAADQRTDSAVFYPRLQQFLRPTDLLVSDTGTCLLKLNAIRLPAGVSMESQTLWGSIGWGTPAALGCALAEPERRVVLVTGDGAHQLTAQEIGVMGFTGVNPVVIVLNNGLHGIEALISETGHAYNDLPPWRFADLPAALGCSGWWCGRAGTVAELEQAFAAINAHQGAAYLEVLIPAEESQPLAEDVIETMHQTMTPQSV from the coding sequence ATGGCTCCTTCTGTTGTGACCTATACCCTGGATCGTCTCGCAGATCTTGGGATCGGCCATGTGTTTGGTGTGCCGGGTGACTATGCCTTTCCCATCAACGATGCGGTGGAAGTGCATCCGCGGCTGACGTGGGTACCATCAGCGAATGAACTCAATGCGGCCTATGCAGCCGATGGCTATGCCCGCCGCCGTGGGGCTGGCATCGTCTGCACCACCTACGGCGTGGGTGAATTGAGTGCACTCAATGGCCTCATGGGTGCGATGGCTGAGCGACTGCCTGTGTTCCATTTGGTTGGTACCCCCAGTCTGCGGATCGTGCGCCAAGGACTGATTTGTCATCACACCCTTGGAGATCGCAACTATGAGCGCTTTGAGGCGATCTCCGCCTCCGCAAGTTGTGTGAGCGCCCGGCTCACGCCCGAAAATGCCGTGATTGAACTGGAGCGCGTGATTGATAAGGCGCTGGAGGAATCCAGGCCTGCTTATCTCACCTTTCCGATGGATCTGGCTCTGATGCCGATCACCGGTACGCCGATCCAGGGATCACCGCTTGGTGTGATCGATCAACACGACAGTGTTGCTGGCGAACTGGAGGCTGTGCTTGATCTCCTGATGGCACGGATTGCCGCCGCATCCAGACCCATGGTTCTTCCCACCGTCACCTTGAAGCGTTTCGGCCTGGTGAGTGCCTTTGAGGCCTTCCTCAAGGCCTCTGGTCTGTCTTATGCCACCACGCCGATGGACAAGGCGCTTCTGAGTGAGGAGCACCCCGCTTTCCTTGGGATGTACAACGGCGGCCGGTCAACGCCTGCGGCCTTGCGCAACGTGGTTGAGGACGCCGATCTGCTGATCGATCTAGGGGGTCTAGTGCTGGAGGATCTCAACACAGGCCTTTGGAGTGGCTCCCTTGATCCCAAGCGGATTATTGCGTTGCACGCCGACTGGGTTCAAGCCGGTGACCGGGTGTTCACGAGTGTGAGCATCAGTGATGTTCTGGCGGGTCTGACGCAGCGTTTTCAGCACTCCCCTAAGCGTCTGAGCTCCTGGGGAGAGCAGCGTCCTGTCCAGCCCGCTCCATTCCTTCCCCTCAGCGGAGCCGCTGATCAGCGCACTGATTCGGCTGTTTTTTACCCTCGCTTGCAGCAATTCCTGCGCCCCACCGATCTGTTGGTCTCCGATACCGGCACATGCCTGCTGAAGCTCAACGCGATCAGACTGCCGGCCGGTGTGAGCATGGAAAGTCAGACCCTTTGGGGATCGATCGGATGGGGCACTCCCGCGGCTCTGGGATGCGCCCTGGCGGAACCGGAGCGGAGAGTTGTTCTCGTGACCGGTGATGGCGCCCATCAGCTCACGGCACAGGAGATCGGGGTGATGGGCTTCACAGGGGTTAATCCTGTGGTGATTGTTTTAAACAACGGTCTCCATGGGATCGAGGCGTTGATCAGTGAAACGGGTCATGCTTACAACGATCTGCCCCCATGGCGCTTTGCGGATCTGCCGGCTGCGCTTGGATGCAGCGGCTGGTGGTGCGGGCGGGCTGGCACCGTGGCGGAGCTGGAGCAGGCATTCGCTGCGATCAATGCTCATCAAGGAGCGGCCTACCTCGAGGTGCTGATTCCTGCTGAGGAAAGCCAACCACTGGCAGAGGACGTCATCGAAACCATGCACCAAACGATGACCCCTCAATCGGTGTAA
- a CDS encoding phosphotransferase, with protein MPILPSGASIDPNWLSEQLNLRVDELEIESLGVPQGFTSNTMRLRPRGPSDALPSSLILKIDSDDPQSREIALLLNCFRREVGFYRSFAPQLSSLVPQTYATGNGSSDEGRWLLLEDLSMMAVGNQVRGVTADACSQVLDAIAQVHARFWNASDLLHHDWLPDHQFWFQGSTETLSSFHRNFLDDYELRVEPEVLKAIDLVIEHSQAIDEAMAQRPSTLVHGDLRVENVLFAKNNTQRDVVVLDWGTPTRSMAAIDLAYLIGGGVPMPARRGRLRELCKLWHQSLKTYGVKDYTLAEAWADVQLAALRCLSSVLLLHNWQLDPNISSRAILLNDEWIERSCALILELEALEALPSLV; from the coding sequence ATGCCGATTCTCCCGTCTGGTGCTTCAATCGATCCGAATTGGCTCAGTGAACAGTTAAATCTGCGTGTTGATGAGCTGGAGATTGAGTCCTTGGGAGTACCACAGGGATTCACCTCGAACACGATGCGCCTTCGCCCGCGTGGGCCTTCCGATGCTCTTCCGTCATCGTTAATTCTCAAAATCGACAGTGATGATCCGCAAAGCCGGGAAATAGCCCTTCTTCTCAATTGTTTTCGCAGGGAGGTGGGTTTTTATCGATCCTTTGCGCCACAGCTGTCTTCATTGGTGCCTCAAACCTATGCAACTGGAAATGGCTCCAGCGATGAGGGTCGTTGGTTGTTGCTGGAAGACCTGTCGATGATGGCTGTTGGAAACCAAGTACGCGGCGTCACAGCAGATGCCTGTTCTCAGGTTCTGGATGCGATTGCCCAGGTTCACGCACGATTCTGGAATGCCTCGGATTTGCTTCACCATGACTGGTTACCTGATCACCAATTCTGGTTTCAAGGCAGCACCGAGACCCTGTCCTCGTTTCATCGCAACTTCCTTGATGATTACGAGCTGCGTGTAGAACCTGAAGTTCTCAAAGCGATCGACCTGGTGATCGAGCATTCACAGGCCATCGACGAAGCGATGGCGCAGCGACCGTCAACCCTTGTCCATGGCGATTTGCGCGTTGAGAATGTGCTGTTTGCAAAAAACAACACGCAGCGTGACGTTGTGGTGCTCGACTGGGGCACCCCCACACGCTCGATGGCTGCAATCGATCTCGCTTACCTCATCGGCGGGGGCGTGCCGATGCCCGCCCGACGCGGACGACTCCGTGAACTCTGCAAACTTTGGCATCAGAGTCTGAAAACTTACGGCGTGAAGGATTACACGCTCGCCGAGGCCTGGGCTGACGTGCAACTGGCAGCCTTGCGCTGCCTAAGTTCCGTGCTTCTTCTGCACAACTGGCAGCTAGATCCCAACATCAGCTCCCGGGCCATTTTGCTGAATGATGAATGGATTGAGAGATCCTGTGCTCTCATCCTGGAGCTCGAAGCGCTCGAGGCGCTTCCATCCCTTGTCTAA
- a CDS encoding DUF1622 domain-containing protein, with product MIAILTPHGNLRLRKIPARLLARGPLASARLTFGSWIALALEFQLGANVVQTTVSREASALIQLAAVAVVRTFLNYFLSLELEEKTHAD from the coding sequence TTGATTGCAATTCTCACGCCACATGGGAATTTGAGGTTGAGAAAAATTCCCGCCAGACTTTTGGCTCGTGGCCCCCTCGCATCGGCACGCTTAACCTTTGGCAGTTGGATAGCTTTGGCTCTTGAGTTTCAGCTTGGGGCTAATGTCGTGCAGACTACTGTCAGTAGAGAAGCATCAGCCCTTATTCAATTAGCTGCTGTCGCTGTGGTACGCACCTTCTTGAATTATTTTCTCTCACTAGAGCTTGAAGAGAAAACTCATGCTGATTAG
- a CDS encoding phosphoesterase — MERWALVSGLRGDLDLYERIQSEIKKQRGTAHLFVLGDMISPDRNCDALLMRLRQPKRGDLQPNCVYGWWEEQLLVDYGYRGNQKPDVRNKPDGASTMQHLREAVSQDHINWLASLQFGFIELDCGLIHGSSADVGDSLQETTSPLILLDRLTRLDVNRLFTARSGRQFRLQLTGGQIQSKVKDHAGEGQSNQAVPKRSVIGIGSGANYTVYNPASDHIKFLSVAGRSGRSNLGFG; from the coding sequence ATGGAACGATGGGCTCTGGTGAGTGGACTGCGTGGGGATCTTGATCTCTACGAGCGGATCCAATCCGAGATAAAAAAACAGCGCGGTACTGCACATTTATTTGTCTTGGGCGACATGATCAGTCCTGATCGCAACTGCGATGCGCTATTGATGCGTTTACGACAACCCAAGCGCGGCGATCTGCAGCCCAACTGCGTCTATGGATGGTGGGAAGAACAGCTATTGGTCGACTACGGCTACCGCGGCAACCAGAAGCCAGACGTTCGGAACAAGCCTGACGGTGCATCCACAATGCAGCACCTGCGTGAAGCTGTAAGCCAGGACCACATCAACTGGCTGGCATCACTGCAATTCGGCTTCATCGAACTGGACTGTGGACTCATCCACGGCAGCTCAGCCGACGTTGGTGATTCGTTGCAGGAAACCACCTCACCGTTGATCCTTCTGGATCGCCTGACTCGCTTGGATGTGAACAGACTGTTCACCGCTCGCAGTGGTCGGCAATTCCGATTGCAACTCACTGGGGGGCAGATCCAGTCCAAAGTGAAAGATCACGCCGGGGAAGGACAAAGCAATCAGGCTGTACCCAAACGCAGTGTGATCGGAATCGGTTCTGGAGCGAACTACACGGTGTATAACCCTGCCAGTGATCACATCAAGTTTCTCAGCGTTGCAGGGAGATCAGGACGTTCGAATCTTGGTTTCGGATAA
- a CDS encoding ATPase has translation MQQIWLITGPPGCGKTNWIRETLLNHGGSCAYLRLDGTTHDGLELGHNAGIDRSWLMDQIPQLEDWSEPTSDSQLSSSDRFVLIEAQQFSAPKPSADRPDPQIKQQLDRFHLTPDRTLHFGVDPELPKQDTLDFTKLEAWHRDLQGCVWDPNSLSSFWFELVNGAYGDVYRAKALMNMPDGRSFFCNWMVSPSGSQFLPLQSVVPPTGRPRRRSHLVIQGKDLIPSGIESTINDCLLSDDVLELQQAPLRDQQSNLQPTF, from the coding sequence ATGCAGCAGATCTGGTTGATCACCGGCCCCCCTGGCTGCGGAAAAACCAATTGGATACGCGAAACCCTGCTGAACCATGGGGGCAGCTGCGCTTATCTCCGTCTCGACGGAACGACCCATGACGGCCTGGAACTTGGCCATAACGCAGGCATCGACCGCAGCTGGCTGATGGACCAGATTCCCCAGCTGGAGGATTGGTCCGAGCCAACCTCCGATTCACAGCTGTCGTCGAGTGACCGTTTTGTGTTGATAGAGGCCCAGCAGTTTTCTGCACCAAAGCCAAGCGCTGACCGACCTGATCCGCAAATCAAGCAGCAACTGGACCGGTTCCATCTCACCCCGGATCGAACGTTGCATTTCGGGGTGGACCCGGAACTTCCCAAACAAGACACCCTGGACTTCACCAAACTTGAGGCCTGGCACCGCGATCTTCAGGGGTGCGTTTGGGATCCGAACAGCCTCAGCAGCTTCTGGTTCGAGTTGGTGAACGGAGCCTATGGGGATGTTTATCGCGCCAAGGCACTGATGAACATGCCGGATGGACGATCTTTTTTCTGCAACTGGATGGTGAGCCCATCGGGATCTCAATTTCTTCCTTTGCAGTCGGTGGTTCCGCCAACCGGCAGGCCCCGTCGACGGTCTCACCTCGTGATCCAGGGAAAGGACCTGATTCCATCAGGCATCGAAAGCACGATTAACGACTGCTTGCTCAGTGACGACGTTTTGGAGCTTCAGCAGGCCCCTCTGCGGGATCAACAATCCAATCTTCAACCCACTTTTTAA
- a CDS encoding tellurite resistance TerB family protein, producing MDSLTAFAAIGLTAVAWDGSLTPAGGRAFRHALDYREPYCNMREQSMIDLIDCLLTRRREIGNNALMLEAAQALSSSQSLTAYAMASELMRSDGPYEPEERRHLDHLALILSIAKPESDRIDSVFDVLHNQLKLWSELQTQPA from the coding sequence ATGGACTCGCTGACCGCCTTTGCTGCCATTGGATTGACAGCTGTGGCTTGGGATGGCTCGCTCACTCCAGCGGGGGGACGGGCCTTTCGCCATGCGCTCGATTACCGCGAGCCCTACTGCAACATGCGTGAGCAATCCATGATTGATCTGATCGATTGCCTCCTGACACGCCGCCGGGAAATCGGTAACAACGCGCTCATGCTTGAAGCGGCTCAGGCGCTGAGCAGCAGCCAATCACTCACCGCTTACGCCATGGCATCAGAGTTGATGCGATCTGACGGTCCTTACGAGCCCGAAGAACGCCGGCATCTGGATCATCTGGCTCTGATTCTCTCGATTGCCAAACCGGAATCCGATCGTATCGATTCGGTGTTTGATGTCTTGCACAATCAACTGAAGCTCTGGTCTGAACTGCAAACTCAACCAGCCTAA